The following coding sequences lie in one Pseudorasbora parva isolate DD20220531a chromosome 18, ASM2467924v1, whole genome shotgun sequence genomic window:
- the taf1c gene encoding TATA box-binding protein-associated factor RNA polymerase I subunit C, which produces MNSAFPNQLFPQLYLDGPPETETQHNYGGWGSYERLLAVSPGLCDGEQPSTLPRFEPQNTVSGEEWVPVKPAVTPLMPAFEDGKVSCVDLPDPMDFPEHMQYFYQHHYMDAFSTMGHLLRDDLTFSLKGPENALSMRWSKGFVEKLNYKRCESAHMSRKIRHLHHLLKDIVTDVPPSLLSSLLYEELTSQREQLQFSPDTTGGALGYVPLYEGRGGSEGCFIYPSGEGMDKLYFHRVVQQYNDDKPPSFVMEPKPIVFYLNGTIRQLSLDNMEDVGNVAVRSDYCCGVWLIGDKTKPRLLDVIQTKDRFSCVTVSPHLPNEVLVVNEQGAAYLWTVQKGLQKFRQESSNLYFNAKSPWRWCEFSCHPRVMVYADRTGVELTDMRSDDSHTLFRIGKTPACVSGERVILAKYLGKSHANHHLINTQFSSYIMDERVPSVPMLKWNHMMESPPIFACGLPAQTPSQTSKLLLGTQRSQEVMLLQYTGGKEHACQAQGPIQRLFSPKESLSHLDLQLPHKKHLAQERLNVPITGFSVVRNKDYVSVFQLSDAGDIFFQTIKLTAGQTTTNEDVPEQAVVGEHTVESAHLEVVNNVDDCLNASDTSISDISKDPLSCSIGNNTTCSTRPPNPTQDPDLQVAWNKWFKPIFKKASGKKRHSYFRRIRTNDLKGLKGKKKYKLVEDCMTRLRRDLQDVMRKKESLSHGVTYLPHLEVTPVPNPVDPDDWDDDVSQRLAASWEGNWKNWWEEKLGLNRAEKIAALRRKRQRAKQARARHRTSLAGSFTSSVSYQESVLCLPSVGSQVLDSNDETSEKSQATDVADWRSRSEMRKKSRIILRRFLNDQSTVEEPRSPERSPLQSPQRRRDLLTSPSKSQSSLQVEQPTSSTPNVAERMDSGPHQGSSTSTLMPTSQSKRRKEFYLDSVPTSQTCTQNSARDDGFSLSQIRLSSPTQSSKLSLSSQRVSQLRSSSQASQTKKKSRMGF; this is translated from the exons ATGAACAGCGCGTTTCCTAATCAGCTTTTCCCACAGTTGTATCTGGATGGACCACCTGAAACAGAGACGCAGCACAATTATGGAGGCTGGGGCTCATACGAGCGCTTGCTTGCTGTTAGTCCTGGGCTG TGTGATGGCGAGCAACCGTCGACCCTTCCTAGGTTTGAACCCCAGAACACTGTGAGCGGTGAGGAATGGGTGCCGGTCAAACCAGCCGTTACCCCTTTAATGCCAGCATTTGAAG ATGGCAAAGTCTCATGTGTTGATCTACCCGATCCAATGGATTTTCCAGAGCAT ATGCAATATTTCTACCAGCATCACTATATGGATGCGTTCTCCACAATGGGACATTTGCTCCGGGATGATCTTACTTTCTCACTTAAAGGTCCAGAG AATGCCTTGTCAATGCGCTGGTCTAAAGGCTTTGTAGAGAAATTGAATTATAAGAG GTGCGAGTCTGCACATATGTCGAGGAAGATCCGCCATTTGCACCATCTTCTTAAAGATATTGTGACCGACGTTCCTCCATCTCTCCTTTCCTCGCTCCTCTATGAAGAGCTGACGTCTCAGAGGGAACAGCTGCAGTTCAGTCCAGATACCACAGGGGGCGCTTTAGGATACGTGCCCTTATATGAGGGCCGTGGCGGCAGTGAGGGCTGTTTTATCTATCCCAGTGGAGAAGGGATGGACAAACTCT ATTTCCACAGGGTGGTGCAGCAGTATAATGATGACAAGCCTCCTAGTTTTGTCATGGAACCCAAACCTATTGTCTTTTATTTGAACGGAACTATCAGACAGCTCAGTTTGGACAATATGGAGGATGTAG GTAATGTGGCTGTGCGGTCAGATTATTGCTGTGGCGTGTGGCTGATAGGAGACAAAACAAAGCCACGGTTATTGGACGTCATCCAGACAAAAGATCGCTTCTCCTGCGTCACCGTCAG TCCACATCTCCCAAATGAGGTTTTGGTGGTCAATGAGCAGGGAGCAGCATATCTTTGGACTGTGCAAAAagg ATTGCAGAAGTTCCGTCAGGAGAGTTCCAACCTGTATTTCAATGCCAAGTCGCCATGGCGATGGTGTGAGTTCTCCTGTCATCCGAGAGTGATGGTCTATGCTGACAGAACGGGGGTGGAGCTTACAGACATGCGG AGTGATGATTCTCACACATTGTTCCGGATTGGAAAGACACCAGCTTGTGTGTCGGGAGAGCGAGTGATACTAGCCAAGTACCTGGGTAAAAGCCACGCCAATCACCACCTTATTAACACCCAG TTTTCCTCATACATCATGGATGAGCGTGTTCCCAGTGTTCCCATGCTGAAATGGAACCATATGATGGAGTCTCCGCCAATATTTGCCTGCGGTCTGCCAGCACAGACCCCAAGCCAAACTAGCAAATTGCTGCTTGGTACTCAGAGGTCACAGGAAGTCATGCTACTGCAGTATACAG GTGGGAAGGAACATGCCTGTCAGGCTCAGGGACCCATTCAGAGGCTTTTTAGTCCCAAAGAGAGTCTGAGCCACCTAGATCTTCAGCTACCCCACAAGAAGCACCTCGCTCAGGAGAGACTGAATGTACCCATTACAG GTTTTTCTGTTGTACGGAATAAGGACTATGTGTCCGTTTTCCAGCTCTCAGATGCTGGAGACATCTTTTTCCAAACGATAAAACTGACCGCAGGTCAGACCACGACCAACGAGGATGTCCCAGAACAAGCTGTCGTTGGGGAACATACTGTAGAAAGTGCACACTTGGAAGTAGTCAACAATGTTGATGATTGCTTAAATGCTTCGGATACCAGTATATCAGATATCAGCAAAGACCCTTTAAGCTGTTCTATTGGGAATAACACAACTTGCTCTACCAGACCACCCAACCCAACCCAGGATCCTGATCTCCAGGTTGCCTGGAACAAATGGTTCAAGCCTATTTTTAAAAAGGCTTCAGGAAAAAAACGGCACTCTTATTTTCGGCGGATAAGAACCAATGATTTAAAGGGCTTAAAAGGCAAAAAGAAGTATAAACTCGTGGAAGATTGCATGACCAGATTGAGGAGAGACCTTCAAGACGTCATGAGGAAGAAAGAGTCGCTCTCTCATGGGGTCACATACCTGCCTCATCTGGAAGTGACGCCAGTTCCCAATCCTGTAGATCCCGATGATTGGGACGATGATGTGAGCCAGCGTTTGGCTGCGTCATGGGAGGGCAATTGGAAGAATTGGTGGGAGGAGAAGCTGGGCTTGAACCGTGCCGAGAAAATTGCTGCTCTCCGTAGAAAGCGGCAGAGAGCGAAGCAGGCCAGAGCTCGGCATCGCACATCGCTTGCTGGAAGCTTTACCTCGTCTGTAAGTTACCAAGAAAGTGTCTTGTGTTTGCcatcggtggggagccaggttCTGGATTCTAATGATGAGACTTCGGAAAAATCTCAAGCCACGGACGTAGCGGATTGGAGGTCCAGATCTGAGATGCGCAAAAAGAGCCGCATCATACTGAGACGGTTTTTAAATGATCAATCGACTGTGGAAGAACCCAGATCTCCCGAAAGATCTCCTCTacaatctcctcagagaaggcGGGACCTTCTGACATCTCCGTCAAAATCTCAGTCTTCTCTTCAG GTTGAACAACCAACCTCTAGCACCCCAAATGTTGCAGAACGGATGGATTCGGGACCTCATCAAGGATCATCCACCTCGACATTGATGCCAACTAGCCAATCGAAACGGCGCAAGGAGTTTTACCTCGATTCTGTTCCCACTTCTCAGACATGTACTCAGAACTCTGCAAGGGATGATGGATTTTCATTGTCTCAAATTCGACTTTCTTCGCCAACTCAGTCGTCCAAGCTCTCCTTGTCTTCCCAGAGAGTTTCACAACTCAGAAGCTCCTCACAGGCCTCCCAGACAAAAAAGAAATCTCGGATGGGCTTCTAA
- the LOC137045902 gene encoding proteinase-activated receptor 3, with amino-acid sequence MGKVFLFVLITFILLNAIQAKGKRSRKNKRNITDFANPRTFKGHAIPVNLPSPHNETTDPQKCIVPVKVELSSNNTAKYLQGPLSKFFIPAVYIIAIIVGIPTNIAILVVVGTKVRIISSAILYCSLALSDLLLLFSLLLKAHYHLSGNNWIFGETACRITTACFYGNLYCSAFTLACISIKRYIAVVHPFLYKSLPKRMFTTWGCLTVWIVFIIALLPEFLVQQSYRISDLGIITCHDVLPDNIYYYQWLVYYNLGLTCLGFLLPLVVTVACYTSIVWHLNRSHRDWALYIRASTFNFVIFVLCFGPSSCFHFLHYVLLSSSTTESFYIYFSVAACLCCLHSALDPFLFRLMSRTVGNKRYFLARKGRALSIST; translated from the exons ATGGGGAAAGTTTTTCTTTTCGTTTTGATCACATTTATTCTTCTGAACGCGATCCAGGCTAAAG GAAAGAGGTCCAGGAAGAACAAACGAAACATTACTGACTTCGCCAACCCGAGGACTTTTAAAGGACATGCGATCCCAGTTAACCTCCCTTCTCCTCATAATGAAACAACAGATCCACAAAAATGTATCGTCCCCGTGAAAGTGGAGTTAAGCAGCAACAACACGGCAAAGTACCTCCAAGGTCCTCTGAGCAAGTTCTTCATCCCAGCGGTCTACATCATAGCCATCATTGTCGGCATTCCCACCAATATCGCCATTTTGGTAGTTGTTGGAACCAAAGTGAGGATCATTTCATCTGCGATTTTGTACTGTAGCTTAGCGTTGTCcgacctgctgctgctgttcaGCCTGTTGCTGAAGGCACACTATCATCTCAGTGGGAACAATTGGATTTTCGGTGAAACCGCCTGCCGTATCACAACCGCCTGTTTTTACGGCAACCTCTACTGCTCAGCTTTCACACTAGCGTGCATTAGTATCAAGCGCTACATTGCTGTGGTTCATCCTTTTCTCTATAAGAGTTTGCCAAAGCGCATGTTCACCACCTGGGGTTGCTTAACTGTTTGGATTGTATTTATTATCGCCCTTCTCCCGGAATTCCTAGTGCAACAAAGCTACCGCATCTCAGATCTCGGAATAATCACATGCCACGACGTTCTTCCTGACAACATATATTACTACCAGTGGCTTGTCTATTACAACCTTGGCCTCACCTGTTTAGGTTTTCTCCTGCCCCTAGTGGTGACAGTAGCATGTTACACTTCCATCGTCTGGCACCTGAACCGCTCGCACCGAGACTGGGCTCTTTACATCAGAGCTAGCACGTTTAACTTTGTTATCTTCGTCCTGTGCTTTGGCCCAAGCAGCTGTTTTCATTTTCTGCATTACGTCCTGCTGTCTTCTAGCACTACAGAGAGTTTCTACATCTACTTCAGTGTGGCCGCGTGTCTGTGTTGCCTGCATAGCGCTCTGGATCCGTTTCTGTTCAGGCTCATGTCCAGGACCGTCGGAAACAAACGCTACTTTCTTGCACGCAAAGGACGCGCGCTCAGCATCTCTACGTAA